In Nonomuraea sp. NBC_00507, the following are encoded in one genomic region:
- a CDS encoding ABC transporter permease, whose protein sequence is MTTFLRDTTTVFSREFKPALRNPAGLLFEMGQPLLFLFLFGSLLDGAVGSSWQWFVPGILVMMCLTGPMSAGYTLLVELIGGSMERMLVTPLNRTAMLVGKAMKAMIVLLVQAVLIILLALPLGFELHTAGVLAGLAQLVVFGVGLGAFSFVLAIKSAPGGTLFWIVSQSIMFPLLLLSGVLLPLESAPAWLRAIGQVNPVTYIVDAQRALFAGDLAAPSILYGTASACLIAAAGLYLGNRAMRQGVV, encoded by the coding sequence ATGACGACATTCCTGCGTGACACCACCACCGTCTTCTCGCGCGAGTTCAAGCCCGCGCTGCGCAACCCAGCCGGGCTGCTGTTCGAGATGGGGCAGCCGCTGCTGTTCCTGTTCCTGTTCGGGTCGCTGCTGGACGGGGCGGTCGGCTCGTCGTGGCAGTGGTTCGTGCCGGGGATCCTCGTCATGATGTGCCTGACGGGGCCCATGTCCGCCGGTTACACGTTGCTGGTCGAGCTGATCGGCGGCTCGATGGAGCGCATGCTGGTCACGCCGCTGAACCGGACGGCGATGCTGGTGGGCAAGGCCATGAAGGCCATGATCGTCCTCCTGGTCCAGGCCGTGCTGATCATCCTGCTGGCGCTGCCGCTGGGCTTCGAGCTGCACACGGCGGGGGTGCTGGCCGGCCTGGCCCAGCTGGTGGTCTTCGGGGTCGGGCTGGGCGCGTTCTCGTTCGTCCTGGCCATCAAGTCGGCCCCGGGAGGCACGCTGTTCTGGATCGTCAGCCAGTCGATCATGTTCCCCCTGCTGCTCCTGTCAGGGGTGCTGCTGCCACTGGAGAGCGCCCCGGCGTGGCTGCGCGCGATCGGGCAGGTCAACCCGGTGACGTACATCGTGGACGCCCAGCGAGCCCTGTTCGCGGGAGACCTCGCCGCCCCCTCCATCCTGTACGGCACCGCGTCCGCCTGCCTGATCGCCGCGGCCGGTCTCTACCTGGGCAACCGCGCCATGCGCCAGGGCGTGGTCTGA
- a CDS encoding SDR family oxidoreductase, whose translation MKMTGNTVLITGGTSGIGLGLALRLHEAGNKVIVAGRRKDLLDQIATEHPGIETFVLDVADPASITRAASTLAASHPQLNVLVNNAGIQRPENLLDPACLPTAEDHVTTNLLGPIRMTYAFLPHLVTKDDAVVLNVTSALAFVPLPATPTYNATKAALHSFSESLRVQLAGTPVQVIEVVPSSVRTGLMGQQDNEQAMPLDEFLTETLTLLDAQPDAKEIVVESAKFARHAEANGTYDQVLTMLSSFKA comes from the coding sequence ATGAAGATGACCGGCAACACGGTCCTGATTACCGGCGGCACCTCGGGCATCGGGCTCGGCCTGGCCCTGCGTCTGCACGAGGCCGGCAACAAGGTGATCGTCGCCGGCCGGCGTAAGGACCTGCTCGACCAGATCGCCACCGAGCACCCCGGCATCGAGACTTTCGTCCTGGACGTGGCGGACCCCGCGTCGATCACCCGCGCCGCAAGCACCCTGGCGGCGAGCCATCCCCAGCTCAACGTGCTGGTCAACAACGCCGGCATCCAGCGGCCGGAGAACCTGCTCGATCCGGCCTGCCTGCCGACCGCCGAGGACCATGTCACCACCAACCTGCTCGGTCCGATCCGGATGACGTATGCCTTCCTGCCGCACCTGGTGACCAAGGACGACGCCGTCGTCCTGAACGTGACCTCGGCACTGGCCTTTGTGCCGTTGCCGGCCACCCCCACCTATAACGCGACCAAGGCCGCCCTGCACTCCTTCTCCGAGAGTCTGCGCGTCCAACTGGCCGGCACCCCCGTCCAGGTGATCGAGGTGGTCCCGTCATCGGTCCGGACCGGACTGATGGGCCAGCAGGACAATGAGCAGGCCATGCCGCTGGACGAGTTCCTGACCGAGACTTTGACACTGCTGGATGCCCAACCAGACGCCAAGGAAATCGTCGTGGAAAGTGCCAAGTTCGCCCGACACGCCGAGGCCAACGGCACCTACGACCAGGTCCTGACCATGCTCAGCAGCTTCAAAGCCTGA
- a CDS encoding helix-turn-helix transcriptional regulator, protein MDRKELAEFLRRRRELLRPADVGLVKGPRRRTQGLRREEVAQLAGMSTDYYARLEQQRAPQPSVQITTGLARALRLTLDERDHLFALIGHNAPARFHPSEHVSPTLLRVLERLNADTPALVLTDMAETLAMNPIATALLGDRTRHTGLARSCFYRWFTDPAERLYYAEEDHPDHTRSQAARLRAALTAGSDVDRAACMVAELQETSPEFVRVWELGEVAQRYEESKTILHPDLGRIDVDAQFLCTQDRTQTLVVMAARPGTDSQGKLELLSVIGQQQFAP, encoded by the coding sequence ATGGACAGGAAAGAACTGGCGGAGTTCCTGCGTCGGCGGCGCGAGCTGCTGCGCCCCGCCGACGTCGGACTGGTCAAGGGTCCACGTCGGCGCACCCAGGGGCTGCGCCGCGAGGAGGTGGCCCAGCTCGCCGGCATGTCCACCGACTACTACGCCCGCCTGGAGCAGCAGCGCGCTCCGCAGCCGTCCGTCCAGATCACCACCGGCCTCGCCAGGGCCCTGCGCCTGACACTGGACGAACGCGACCACCTCTTCGCTCTCATCGGCCACAACGCCCCGGCTCGCTTCCATCCCTCCGAGCACGTCAGCCCGACCCTCCTGCGGGTCCTGGAACGCCTGAACGCCGACACCCCGGCCCTGGTGCTGACCGACATGGCCGAGACCCTCGCGATGAACCCGATCGCCACCGCCCTGCTCGGCGACCGGACCCGCCATACGGGCCTGGCCCGCAGCTGCTTCTACCGCTGGTTCACCGACCCGGCCGAGCGCCTGTACTACGCCGAAGAAGACCACCCGGACCACACCCGCTCCCAGGCAGCACGCCTGCGGGCCGCGCTGACAGCCGGCAGCGACGTCGACCGAGCCGCCTGTATGGTCGCCGAACTCCAGGAAACCAGCCCCGAGTTCGTCCGCGTGTGGGAACTCGGGGAGGTCGCCCAGCGCTATGAGGAGTCCAAGACCATCCTCCACCCCGACCTCGGCCGTATCGACGTCGACGCCCAGTTCCTGTGCACCCAAGACCGCACGCAGACCCTGGTGGTAATGGCCGCCCGCCCCGGCACCGACAGCCAGGGAAAGCTCGAACTACTCTCCGTCATAGGACAGCAGCAATTCGCCCCCTAG
- a CDS encoding GH25 family lysozyme — MKRVWLCAVIAVLGLGGGVAEAADGVSGVDVSNWTGDIDWAGVASGGGKFAFVHATEGTNYRNPRFDAQFSGAAAAGLFRGAYHFAQPHESDGVTQADYFLQNGGSWIADGQTLQGVLDIEDNPYKDRNGKNNCYDLSTEDMVGWLTDFTKRYRARTGRHAIIYTTTSWWQTCTGNSTKFKSNPLWLARWGSDPGELPKSWKKHTFWQSADKGPLVGGGNAFNGSESQLKAMANPPAEVSVTGAAKSRRTYTVTVANTGPHPVTNVKLSGRAFGGQRVVKAPGCTYSGTAVRCAIADLPRGKKVTFTFTTKPRTSKGTVGINVAVGSVKLTLKAG; from the coding sequence GTGAAACGTGTCTGGTTATGCGCGGTAATCGCGGTGCTTGGGTTGGGTGGCGGGGTTGCCGAGGCGGCCGATGGCGTATCCGGGGTCGACGTCAGCAATTGGACCGGCGACATCGACTGGGCAGGCGTCGCCTCCGGGGGTGGCAAGTTCGCGTTCGTCCATGCCACCGAGGGGACCAACTACCGTAACCCGCGATTCGACGCCCAGTTCAGCGGTGCCGCGGCGGCCGGGCTGTTCCGCGGGGCATATCACTTCGCGCAACCGCACGAATCCGATGGGGTAACGCAGGCCGATTATTTCCTCCAGAACGGCGGCAGCTGGATCGCCGACGGCCAGACGTTGCAAGGGGTGCTCGATATCGAGGACAACCCTTACAAGGACAGGAACGGCAAGAACAACTGTTACGACCTGTCCACGGAAGACATGGTCGGCTGGCTCACGGACTTCACGAAGCGGTACCGCGCGCGAACCGGCCGGCACGCCATCATCTACACCACGACGAGCTGGTGGCAGACCTGCACGGGCAACTCCACGAAGTTCAAGTCGAACCCGCTCTGGCTCGCGCGGTGGGGCAGCGATCCCGGGGAGCTGCCGAAGAGCTGGAAGAAGCACACCTTCTGGCAGTCGGCGGACAAGGGGCCGCTGGTCGGTGGCGGTAACGCGTTCAACGGCTCGGAATCCCAGCTCAAGGCCATGGCCAACCCGCCGGCCGAGGTGTCGGTGACGGGGGCGGCGAAGAGCAGGAGGACGTACACGGTCACCGTCGCCAACACCGGCCCGCACCCCGTCACGAACGTCAAGCTGTCCGGGCGGGCGTTCGGCGGGCAGCGGGTGGTCAAGGCGCCGGGGTGCACCTACAGCGGCACGGCGGTGCGCTGCGCGATCGCGGACCTGCCGCGCGGCAAGAAGGTGACGTTCACGTTCACCACCAAGCCGCGCACGTCCAAGGGCACGGTCGGCATCAACGTCGCCGTTGGTTCGGTGAAGCTCACTCTTAAAGCCGGATAA
- a CDS encoding nuclear transport factor 2 family protein encodes MKPTNEDTVEISRALALWAHIMDDQELDRLGECLTEDAMWDGSVFGFDPVVGLDAIATFLNVPGHAKSHHTTNIVVSEGPGDEVRARSKGLSLLEGGGVASVVYADDLRRTDDGWRISRRVIYLTWPQRP; translated from the coding sequence GTGAAACCCACGAATGAAGACACCGTCGAAATCAGCAGGGCCCTGGCTCTGTGGGCGCACATCATGGACGACCAGGAACTGGACCGTCTCGGCGAATGCCTCACCGAAGACGCGATGTGGGACGGCAGCGTCTTCGGCTTCGACCCGGTCGTCGGGCTGGACGCGATCGCGACCTTCCTGAACGTCCCCGGACACGCGAAATCCCACCACACGACGAACATCGTCGTGTCGGAAGGCCCGGGCGACGAGGTGCGGGCCCGATCCAAAGGTCTGAGCCTGCTGGAGGGCGGCGGTGTCGCCAGCGTCGTCTACGCCGACGACCTGCGACGCACCGATGACGGCTGGCGCATTTCCCGGCGGGTCATCTATCTCACGTGGCCACAACGCCCCTAG
- a CDS encoding ATP-binding cassette domain-containing protein, which produces MIHARGLTRVFKLKKKETVEAVRGIDLDVEAGQLVAFLGPNGAGKSTTLRMLTTLLPPTSGSATVAGHDVARDPAGVRSRIGYVGQRNSAGEDFLARDELVTQGRCYGLPVREAAARADELLDLLDLTPLAKRRPGTLSGGQRRRLDIALGLVHRPDLLFLDEPSTGLDPKSRAEIWQHILRLRETYGTTLFLTTHYLEEADSMAERVVIIDNGRIIADGTSEQLKNDLAGDHITLTTSTEEEARRAAEMGGGTAAGTTVRLRVANAAAALPECLRTLDGAGIKVTTAETTRPTLDDVFLTLTGRSLTDDDIPA; this is translated from the coding sequence ATGATCCATGCCCGGGGCCTGACCCGAGTGTTCAAGCTCAAGAAGAAGGAGACCGTCGAGGCCGTCCGCGGCATCGACCTCGACGTCGAAGCCGGCCAGCTCGTCGCGTTCCTCGGCCCGAACGGCGCGGGCAAGTCGACCACGCTGCGCATGCTCACCACCCTCCTGCCGCCCACCTCGGGCAGCGCCACGGTGGCCGGGCACGACGTGGCCAGGGACCCGGCCGGCGTACGCTCCCGCATCGGCTACGTCGGCCAGCGCAACAGCGCGGGTGAGGACTTCCTCGCCCGCGACGAGCTGGTCACCCAGGGCCGCTGCTACGGCCTGCCCGTCAGGGAGGCGGCGGCCCGCGCCGACGAGCTGCTCGACCTGCTCGACCTGACGCCGCTGGCCAAGCGCAGGCCGGGCACGCTCTCGGGCGGCCAGCGCCGCCGTCTCGACATCGCGCTCGGCCTCGTCCACCGCCCCGACCTGCTCTTCCTCGACGAGCCCTCGACCGGTCTCGATCCGAAGAGCCGCGCCGAGATCTGGCAGCACATCCTGCGACTGCGGGAGACGTACGGGACGACGTTGTTCCTGACCACCCACTACCTGGAGGAGGCCGACAGCATGGCCGAGCGGGTGGTGATCATCGACAACGGCCGGATCATCGCGGACGGCACCTCGGAGCAGCTCAAGAACGACCTCGCCGGCGACCACATCACGCTCACCACCAGCACGGAGGAAGAGGCGCGGCGGGCCGCGGAGATGGGCGGCGGCACGGCGGCGGGCACGACCGTACGCCTGCGGGTCGCCAACGCGGCCGCCGCCCTGCCCGAGTGCCTGCGCACCCTGGACGGAGCCGGCATCAAGGTCACCACGGCCGAGACCACCCGTCCCACCCTCGACGACGTGTTCCTCACTCTCACCGGGAGAAGCCTCACCGATGACGACATTCCTGCGTGA
- a CDS encoding C40 family peptidase, with protein MKRRLAVAAVLILLTATASMPFATRVLPRIVQIAYEIERRDIVYSWGGGHAERPGPSKGTCTGYKGRIKPCPAAKTRGLDCSGFARWVYALAHGEDVLGPGNTNDHVRRMRRVDAAPVPGDLVFFGKITKKTVKTHHVGIYLGQGKMMNAPETGAVVRIDDISRVKDFAGFYRF; from the coding sequence ATGAAGCGGCGGTTAGCCGTGGCGGCGGTGTTGATCCTGCTGACCGCCACGGCTTCCATGCCGTTCGCCACGCGCGTGCTGCCGAGGATCGTGCAGATCGCGTACGAGATCGAGCGGCGCGACATCGTGTACTCGTGGGGCGGCGGCCACGCGGAGCGGCCGGGGCCGTCGAAGGGGACCTGCACGGGCTACAAGGGCCGGATCAAGCCCTGCCCGGCCGCGAAGACCCGCGGACTCGACTGCTCGGGGTTCGCCCGGTGGGTGTACGCGCTGGCGCACGGGGAGGACGTGCTGGGGCCGGGGAACACCAATGATCACGTCCGGAGGATGCGGCGGGTCGACGCGGCGCCCGTACCCGGCGATCTTGTCTTCTTCGGAAAAATCACTAAAAAGACCGTCAAAACCCACCACGTCGGCATCTACCTGGGACAGGGCAAGATGATGAACGCGCCCGAGACCGGAGCCGTGGTGCGGATCGACGACATCTCGCGGGTGAAGGACTTCGCGGGCTTCTACCGGTTCTGA
- a CDS encoding transposase: protein MERRWVGLDGYEVVGAVRAGRQVLRVRRHGWVVADCSSVAEVARHVDLADLCEIIELPARRVAEKIVRAGTSSHHR from the coding sequence ATGGAAAGGCGATGGGTCGGGCTCGACGGCTATGAGGTCGTGGGCGCCGTGCGGGCCGGGCGGCAGGTGCTGCGGGTGCGCCGGCACGGATGGGTCGTCGCGGACTGCTCCTCCGTGGCGGAGGTGGCCAGACACGTCGATTTGGCCGATCTGTGCGAGATCATCGAGCTTCCCGCGCGGCGGGTGGCGGAGAAGATCGTAAGGGCCGGCACCAGTTCGCATCATCGCTGA